A genome region from Physeter macrocephalus isolate SW-GA chromosome 4, ASM283717v5, whole genome shotgun sequence includes the following:
- the FCAMR gene encoding LOW QUALITY PROTEIN: high affinity immunoglobulin alpha and immunoglobulin mu Fc receptor (The sequence of the model RefSeq protein was modified relative to this genomic sequence to represent the inferred CDS: inserted 1 base in 1 codon) — MPILLILCLLQGSALAPPHGRPHLRWLWDGSLPSXAKETLTVFSPLCWREEVSFMAANALKGPRLVSGEPGGAVTIQCHYPPLLVNSHQRKYWCRLSPLTWVCHTIVSTNHYTHLRYRGRVALTDFPQRGLFVVRLSQLSPEDVGRYRCGIGNTNHMLFFSMNLTISAGLSRAIPAATVAAGELITGSFVTVSPATNRRTPGTIQTIERQGTGWDRVALTLGASKTTASAKERQTPGATGVVAPGTGSQLEGSIWATIPTPQRPASAIRGVSNTTEGDRVWSARSLEANRARASERERETTTGTDRQREETERVRIAPDTAEKVMATIRPSTLVSEKWMWETLQGEMSVSKPQALGSVEGTTPVAAAWTLEPTSIEMASAEGSSEGDLDTPAGDSGRQVTPSQALAARPLRPLGKDSHAKSASLKEKNLSRMLTPVSSVLCPLMLTALVLLQRKLRRKRSSQETERSSGVTLIQMTQFPELSLQPDQLPQVERKMLQDGSPPLRASLSIPERDPGPRGMEG; from the exons GGTCAGCTTTATGG CTGCAAATGCGTTGAAGGGCCCGAGGCTGGTGTctggggagcctgggggagcTGTCACCATCCAGTGCCATTACCCACCCTTGCTCGTCAACAGCCATCAGAGGAAGTACTGGTGCCGCCTAAGCCCCCTGACGTGGGTCTGCCACACCATCGTGTCCACCAACCACTACACTCACCTTCGCTACCGTGGCCGTGTGGCCCTAACAGACTTCCCACAAAGAGGCTTGTTTGTGGTGAGGCTGTCCCAGCTGTCCCCGGAGGACGTGGGGCGCTACCGCTGTGGCATTGGAAACACAAACCACATGCTGTTCTTCAGCATGAACCTGACCATCTCTGCAG GTCTTTCCAGAGCCATCCCCGCAGCCACTGTGGCTGCCGGCGAGCTCATCACGGGATCCTTTGTGACAGTATCGCCAGCGACCAACAGACGGACACCAGGAACTATCCAGACTATAGAGAGACAAGGGACAGGATGGGACAGAGTTGCTCTGACTCTAGGAGCCAGCAAAACCACAGCTTCAGCTAAGGAAAGACAGACCCCAGGAGCAACTGGGGTCGTAGCTCCAGGGACAGGCAGCCAGCTAGAGGGTTCCATTTGGGCAACCATCCCCACTCCGCAGAGACCAGCTTCAGCCATCAGAGGTGTGTCCAATACAACAGAAGGTGATCGAGTGTGGAGCGCCAGAAGTTTGGAAGCAAACAGGGCTAGGGCCAGcgaaagagagagggaaacaacTACTGGGACTGATAGGcaaagagaggaaacagagagggTCAGAATAGCCCCAGACACAGCTGAGAAGGTCATGGCGACCATTAGGCCATCAACCCTGGTCTCAGAAAAATGGATGTGGGAAACCCTCCAAGGAGAAATGTCGGTTTCTAAGCCACAAGCCCTGGGCTCCGTGGAAGGAACCACCCCAGTTGCAGCTGCGTGGACCTTGGAGCCAACCAGCATAGAGATGGCATCTGCGGAAGGAAGCAGTGAAGGAGACCTAGACACCCCTGCTGGAGACAGTGGTCGCCAAGTGACGCCAAGCCAGGCCCTGGCAGCAAGGCCCCTCAGGCCCCTGGGCAAGGACTCCCACGCGAAGAG TGCttctctgaaagagaaaaacctctcTCGGATGCTGACCCCAGTCTCTTCGGTGCTGTGTCCGCTTATGCTGACGGCTCTTGTTCTGCTGCAAAGGAAGCTCCGGAGAAAGAGGAGCT CTCAGGAGACAGAAAGGTCTTCAGGGGTCACCTTGATTCAGATGACACAGTTCCCGGAGCTGAGCCTCCAGCCAGACCAGCTTCCCCAGGTGGAAAGGAAGATGCTCCAGGATGGCTCTCCTCCTCTCCGTGCCAGCCTGAGTATCCCGGAGAGGGACCCTGGACCCCGAGGAATGGAAGGATAA